Proteins from one Clostridium cellulovorans 743B genomic window:
- the thiT gene encoding energy-coupled thiamine transporter ThiT — translation MEMLNVLGFFEISKTLQDIIEDPGKIIENLKLIAKSPVVLITLLGIIVLIVLLTKVRKVKFDSKVITYVAVAVALSAILSFIKIYKLPMGGSVTLGSMIPILILAFAYGSEVGFIAGLVLGLVNLVIDPYILHPVQVLFDYILPFMILGIAGYFKNKQLGIVAAVVGRFIFHFLSGVIFFAEYAGDMNPYIYSILYNGTYLVPEMIISIVIISVVPIERIFHKRKSKYA, via the coding sequence ATCATAGAGGATCCAGGCAAGATTATAGAAAATCTTAAGTTAATTGCAAAGTCCCCTGTGGTTTTAATTACGTTATTAGGAATAATTGTTCTTATTGTTTTACTTACTAAGGTAAGAAAGGTTAAATTTGATTCTAAGGTTATTACATATGTAGCGGTGGCAGTAGCTTTATCTGCAATCCTTTCATTTATTAAGATTTATAAGTTACCTATGGGAGGTAGTGTAACCTTAGGAAGCATGATTCCTATATTGATATTAGCTTTCGCTTACGGGTCAGAGGTTGGTTTTATAGCAGGTTTGGTTTTAGGCCTTGTAAACTTAGTTATAGATCCATATATACTGCATCCTGTACAAGTTTTATTTGATTACATATTGCCGTTTATGATTTTAGGTATAGCTGGTTATTTTAAGAATAAGCAGTTAGGAATTGTAGCAGCTGTTGTAGGCCGATTTATATTCCACTTCTTATCAGGAGTTATATTCTTTGCAGAATACGCGGGAGATATGAATCCATATATATATTCAATATTATATAATGGAACCTATTTAGTTCCAGAAATGATAATATCCATAGTTATTATTTCAGTAGTGCCTATTGAAAGAATTTTTCATAAGAGAAAAAGTAAGTATGCATAG
- a CDS encoding tRNA1(Val) (adenine(37)-N6)-methyltransferase — MDFLKADETLDDLQLKDIQVIQKKDAFRFGVDAVLLANFANVKRSHRVIDLCTGTGIIPFILAGKTESNSIVGIEIQDEFVEMADRTVEYNKLQERVSFHCRDLKDLAFLKTLGLVDVVTVNPPYKLQNSGLINPNDKNAIARHEILCTLEDVIIASKAVLKDNGRLYMVHRPDRLADIFCLMRKHNIEPKRVRMVHPSVGKAPNIVLVEGQKFGGAFLKWDTPLYVHEEDGSYTREIDEIYGR; from the coding sequence ATGGATTTTTTGAAAGCTGATGAGACTTTGGATGATTTGCAATTAAAGGATATACAAGTAATACAGAAGAAGGACGCATTTAGATTCGGTGTAGATGCAGTATTGCTTGCAAACTTTGCTAATGTTAAAAGAAGTCATAGAGTTATAGATTTATGTACGGGTACTGGGATAATTCCTTTTATACTAGCAGGAAAAACAGAGAGCAATTCTATAGTAGGAATTGAGATTCAAGATGAATTCGTTGAAATGGCAGATAGGACTGTGGAATATAATAAGTTGCAAGAGCGAGTAAGTTTTCATTGTAGGGACTTAAAGGACTTAGCTTTTTTAAAAACCTTAGGGTTAGTAGATGTGGTAACAGTTAATCCACCGTATAAGCTCCAAAACTCGGGGTTAATTAATCCTAATGATAAGAATGCTATTGCTAGGCATGAGATCCTTTGTACATTAGAAGACGTTATAATCGCCTCTAAGGCAGTTTTAAAGGATAATGGAAGACTATACATGGTTCATAGACCAGATAGGCTTGCAGATATATTCTGTCTAATGAGAAAACATAATATAGAACCAAAGAGAGTTAGAATGGTTCATCCTTCAGTTGGGAAAGCTCCTAATATAGTGTTAGTGGAAGGACAGAAATTTGGTGGTGCATTCTTAAAGTGGGATACACCTTTATATGTCCATGAGGAAGATGGAAGCTACACTAGAGAAATAGATGAGATATATGGTAGGTAA
- the rsmI gene encoding 16S rRNA (cytidine(1402)-2'-O)-methyltransferase — MSGKLYIVGTPIGNLRDITIRALDTLKECDMVAAEDTRVTLKLLNHFEIKKPLISYHKYNEKDKSADILELVKEGKNIALVSDAGMPGISDPGSILIERAVAEDVPFEVIPGATAVITALVYSALDTTSFTFRGFFPRENKEREALFADIENYKDTLIFYESPYRIVQTLQYIKDRLGNRRIAICREITKLYESIFRGTVEEAYEFFNENSPKGEFVLVLEGKTLEEIDREERATWEHMTIEDHIVMEMKQGHSKKEAIKLVAKARGMAKNDVYKYSIDID; from the coding sequence ATGAGTGGTAAGTTATATATAGTAGGAACCCCTATTGGAAATTTAAGAGATATAACCATAAGAGCATTGGATACCTTAAAGGAGTGCGATATGGTTGCAGCAGAGGATACTAGGGTGACTCTTAAGCTTTTAAATCATTTTGAGATTAAAAAGCCTTTGATTAGTTATCATAAGTATAATGAGAAGGATAAAAGTGCTGACATATTAGAACTTGTTAAAGAAGGTAAGAATATAGCATTGGTTAGTGATGCAGGAATGCCAGGGATTTCAGACCCAGGCTCTATCTTGATTGAAAGAGCAGTGGCTGAAGATGTGCCTTTTGAGGTTATTCCAGGAGCTACAGCGGTTATAACAGCCTTGGTTTATTCAGCATTAGATACAACAAGCTTTACCTTTAGAGGATTTTTCCCAAGGGAGAATAAAGAAAGAGAAGCATTATTTGCTGATATAGAGAATTATAAGGATACTTTAATTTTTTATGAATCTCCATATAGAATAGTGCAAACACTTCAATATATCAAAGATAGATTAGGAAACCGTAGAATAGCTATATGTAGAGAAATAACTAAGCTATATGAAAGTATCTTTAGAGGAACTGTAGAAGAAGCCTATGAATTCTTTAATGAGAATTCTCCAAAAGGGGAATTTGTATTAGTTTTAGAAGGAAAGACCTTAGAAGAGATAGATAGGGAAGAAAGAGCTACTTGGGAACATATGACCATAGAGGATCATATTGTCATGGAGATGAAGCAAGGTCATAGTAAAAAAGAGGCTATAAAGCTTGTTGCTAAGGCAAGGGGTATGGCGAAGAATGATGTCTACAAATATTCAATAGATATAGATTAA
- a CDS encoding NlpC/P60 family protein, with the protein MNKRIAQLLVAVGLVISITLPSVSTYAVPTEAEVQASQAQVDEARAKVEAAEKKVAEITTEIQKYDQKITDLVIKKQETTENIGNTEADIKKTEEDIKAKQQEVDENQKRFEERMKALYKRGGQNIIEILFDSKNLGELIGKIEGAKKIADHDKKLLADLEAQKQELKDKSEDLETKKKELVDLQQQQQQSIDQVNAEKAKQQPLLAQAEAQRAEVQALLNSSEGAYAIIKAEYDEMEQKLTQGTGNSSTTGAGVSVEPSRGEILYSGDVGALLREAERLREKGIYYADAGTTEEGFDCSGFVQYVYRQCGYNITRTTYTQIKDGQPVEPNIASLRPGDLVFFGDPYAPHHVGMYIGDGMYVHSPETGKKLQNAYLSNNSEFSAARRIIG; encoded by the coding sequence ATGAATAAGCGCATTGCACAATTATTAGTGGCTGTTGGTTTAGTTATAAGCATAACATTACCATCAGTTAGTACATATGCTGTCCCAACTGAAGCAGAGGTACAAGCTAGCCAAGCACAAGTTGATGAAGCAAGAGCGAAGGTTGAAGCTGCTGAGAAAAAAGTTGCGGAAATAACAACTGAGATTCAAAAATATGATCAGAAAATTACTGATCTAGTTATTAAAAAACAAGAAACAACTGAAAATATAGGAAATACAGAAGCGGATATAAAGAAAACAGAGGAAGATATTAAAGCTAAGCAACAGGAAGTCGATGAAAACCAAAAGCGTTTTGAAGAAAGAATGAAAGCTTTGTACAAGCGTGGGGGTCAAAATATCATCGAAATTTTATTTGACTCTAAAAACTTAGGTGAATTAATAGGAAAAATTGAAGGCGCTAAGAAGATTGCTGATCACGATAAAAAGCTACTTGCAGATTTAGAAGCGCAAAAGCAAGAACTTAAAGATAAGAGTGAAGATTTAGAGACAAAGAAAAAAGAGCTTGTTGATTTACAACAACAACAACAACAATCAATAGACCAAGTGAATGCAGAAAAAGCGAAGCAACAACCATTATTGGCTCAAGCTGAAGCTCAACGTGCAGAGGTACAAGCACTATTAAATTCTAGTGAAGGTGCATATGCAATTATTAAAGCAGAATATGATGAAATGGAACAAAAGTTAACACAAGGAACTGGTAATAGCAGCACAACTGGGGCTGGTGTATCTGTTGAACCATCAAGAGGTGAAATTTTATATTCTGGCGATGTAGGAGCTTTACTAAGAGAAGCAGAAAGACTTAGAGAAAAAGGTATTTATTATGCAGATGCTGGTACGACAGAGGAAGGATTTGATTGCTCAGGGTTCGTACAATATGTATATAGGCAATGTGGGTATAATATAACTAGAACAACATATACTCAAATAAAAGATGGACAACCTGTTGAACCAAATATTGCTAGCTTAAGACCAGGGGATTTAGTATTCTTTGGTGATCCATATGCACCACATCACGTTGGTATGTATATTGGAGATGGAATGTATGTTCATTCTCCAGAGACAGGAAAAAAACTTCAAAACGCATATTTGAGTAATAACAGTGAATTCTCTGCTGCTAGAAGAATTATAGGTTAA
- a CDS encoding AbrB/MazE/SpoVT family DNA-binding domain-containing protein encodes MKSTGVVRRVDELGRIVIPIELRRTLDIAEKDALEIYVDGEEIILKKYEPACIFCGDARNVENYKGKNICHNCLEELKK; translated from the coding sequence ATGAAATCAACAGGTGTAGTTAGAAGAGTAGACGAACTAGGAAGAATAGTTATTCCAATCGAATTAAGAAGAACTTTAGACATAGCAGAAAAAGATGCGTTAGAAATATACGTAGATGGTGAAGAAATAATATTAAAGAAATATGAACCAGCTTGTATATTCTGTGGAGATGCAAGAAACGTTGAAAATTACAAAGGTAAAAATATTTGCCATAATTGTTTAGAAGAATTAAAGAAATAA
- a CDS encoding sensor histidine kinase, translated as MRFKSMKIATKLFIITSIFFMLFLTFTIVFQKTFLERMYKDVKRDSVTKTVSTFKEEFEGIVEGTEVYFKIKKLEQEGNIKLVVLLSNNQFPIRRIPTAMGWENVRSETIIPSSDETGDRREQDIDAIIASPILDEDKLNRLYSGETITFLDKNLKCVVSMECNETRKAVIIGYTSLQPINDAIDVMSSVYKYFIILSVFVVFLITVFFVRAVTKPLKKINEGAMKMADLDFSEPFEIDREDEIGSVALSLNILSNNLNNALSSLTAANIKLKEDIEKGKRLEEMRKDFIAAASHELKTPITLIKGYAEGIKDDVFEGEELEESLDIIIDESEKMAKLVEGMLELSRLENETIELDKVSFNIQEMIELEIRKFQNELEKKNISINRQYEGHNAFGEKFRINEIITNLLSNATRHCDDNGTITVYTNNYDDKVYVSIENTGEKIPEEEQSKIWSKFYKVDKARERKLGGTGLGLAIVNNIIKLHKGSYGVENTETGVRFYFILPLK; from the coding sequence ATGAGATTTAAAAGTATGAAGATAGCAACTAAATTGTTCATAATAACATCGATTTTTTTTATGTTATTTTTAACTTTTACTATTGTATTTCAAAAAACTTTCTTAGAAAGAATGTATAAAGATGTAAAAAGAGATTCTGTTACGAAAACTGTAAGCACTTTCAAAGAGGAATTTGAGGGGATAGTAGAGGGTACAGAAGTATATTTTAAGATAAAAAAACTTGAACAAGAGGGGAATATTAAATTAGTTGTACTTCTTAGCAATAATCAATTTCCTATTAGGAGAATACCCACTGCAATGGGATGGGAAAATGTAAGAAGCGAGACAATTATACCATCCTCTGATGAGACTGGCGATAGAAGGGAACAGGATATAGATGCTATAATAGCGTCACCGATATTAGATGAGGATAAGCTAAATCGTTTATATTCAGGTGAGACAATTACATTTTTAGATAAAAACCTAAAGTGCGTAGTGAGTATGGAATGCAATGAAACTAGGAAAGCTGTAATTATTGGATACACATCATTGCAACCAATAAATGATGCTATAGATGTAATGAGTTCAGTTTATAAATATTTTATTATATTATCCGTCTTTGTGGTGTTTTTAATTACTGTATTCTTTGTAAGGGCTGTAACAAAGCCTTTAAAGAAGATAAATGAAGGAGCTATGAAAATGGCAGACTTAGATTTCTCTGAGCCATTTGAAATTGATAGGGAAGATGAAATAGGTAGCGTCGCATTAAGTTTAAATATTCTTTCGAATAATTTAAATAATGCACTGTCTTCGCTTACTGCTGCAAATATTAAGCTTAAGGAAGATATAGAAAAGGGAAAAAGGTTAGAGGAAATGAGAAAGGATTTTATTGCTGCGGCATCTCATGAATTAAAAACCCCTATAACTTTGATAAAAGGGTATGCAGAAGGTATAAAAGATGATGTCTTCGAAGGTGAGGAACTTGAAGAATCATTAGATATAATAATCGATGAATCAGAAAAGATGGCTAAATTAGTCGAAGGCATGCTAGAACTATCAAGACTTGAGAATGAAACAATTGAATTAGATAAAGTTTCTTTCAATATACAAGAAATGATTGAACTGGAGATTAGAAAATTTCAAAATGAATTAGAGAAAAAGAATATAAGTATCAATAGGCAATATGAGGGCCATAATGCCTTTGGAGAAAAGTTTAGAATCAACGAGATAATAACTAACCTATTAAGTAATGCAACACGTCACTGCGACGATAATGGAACTATAACGGTATATACGAATAACTATGATGATAAGGTATATGTTTCCATAGAGAATACTGGAGAAAAGATCCCAGAGGAAGAACAATCAAAAATTTGGAGTAAGTTTTATAAGGTAGATAAAGCAAGAGAAAGAAAATTAGGTGGAACAGGCTTAGGTTTAGCTATAGTAAACAATATTATAAAACTACATAAGGGCAGCTATGGTGTAGAAAATACTGAAACTGGTGTTAGGTTTTATTTTATTCTTCCACTTAAGTAG
- a CDS encoding S1C family serine protease, translating to MDNNFNKENELNQNNNTVDSNDINTINGQNNESSYTNNTDNTAPINFTMTSSDSETSNDTSDFTSVLPETSPASTENQFNEPIKKKRTGFTGGKFALGVISVITISVLSGVLGGVITHKYIGTKPITQTATAPINYSNYAPMNEAVTGGMPVPQIVETVKAGVVAVSSKTVNQLGQQGESVGSGFIFSKDGYIMTNYHVIEGASEVTILFNDNSQAKGKVVNYDANLDLAVIKVTDNKEMPAVLELGDSSKLVTGQPVVAIGNPLGTEFLGTVTTGIISSTNRDVNGNSFLQTDAAINAGNSGGPLLNDQGQVIGINTLKMSGSSESSSTASVEGMGFSIPINVAKEKIDALIKPALVLGISCKNITSDVAEYYSIPEGVAIMSITEFSAAEKAGLLLNDIITEMDGKPVKTVADINTIKNSHVSGDTIKFKVYRDKKYLDINVTLS from the coding sequence ATGGATAACAATTTTAATAAAGAAAATGAATTAAATCAAAACAATAATACTGTTGATTCTAATGACATTAATACAATAAATGGACAAAACAATGAAAGTTCTTATACAAACAATACTGATAATACTGCCCCTATAAATTTTACAATGACTTCATCAGATTCAGAGACTTCAAATGACACTTCGGATTTTACATCAGTATTACCTGAAACAAGCCCTGCAAGTACTGAAAACCAATTTAATGAGCCAATTAAAAAGAAACGCACTGGCTTTACTGGTGGAAAATTTGCTCTGGGAGTAATCTCAGTAATAACAATTTCCGTTTTAAGTGGAGTTCTTGGTGGAGTTATAACTCATAAATATATAGGAACTAAGCCAATAACCCAAACTGCTACAGCTCCAATAAATTATTCTAATTATGCACCTATGAATGAAGCTGTAACTGGAGGTATGCCTGTACCTCAGATAGTCGAAACTGTTAAAGCAGGGGTTGTTGCGGTCTCATCTAAAACTGTAAATCAATTAGGTCAACAAGGTGAAAGCGTAGGATCTGGCTTTATCTTTAGCAAAGACGGTTATATAATGACTAATTACCATGTTATCGAGGGAGCTTCAGAAGTTACTATATTATTTAATGATAATTCGCAAGCAAAAGGTAAGGTAGTAAACTATGATGCAAACTTAGATTTAGCAGTAATCAAGGTAACTGATAATAAAGAAATGCCTGCTGTATTAGAGTTAGGTGACTCTTCTAAACTTGTTACAGGCCAACCAGTAGTTGCTATAGGTAATCCTTTAGGCACAGAGTTCTTAGGTACTGTGACTACAGGTATAATTAGTTCTACTAATAGAGATGTGAACGGTAATTCATTCCTTCAAACAGATGCTGCTATAAATGCTGGTAACAGTGGTGGTCCTCTTTTAAATGATCAAGGTCAAGTAATAGGAATAAACACACTTAAAATGAGTGGTAGTTCTGAATCTTCTAGTACTGCTTCTGTAGAAGGTATGGGCTTCTCTATACCTATAAATGTAGCTAAAGAAAAAATAGATGCCTTAATAAAGCCTGCACTAGTATTAGGTATTTCTTGCAAAAACATCACTAGTGATGTTGCTGAATATTATAGTATTCCTGAAGGAGTAGCAATTATGTCAATTACAGAGTTCAGTGCCGCTGAAAAGGCTGGGCTACTACTTAATGACATAATAACAGAAATGGATGGTAAGCCAGTTAAAACAGTAGCAGACATAAATACTATAAAGAATTCTCACGTATCTGGAGATACTATCAAATTTAAAGTATATAGAGATAAAAAGTATTTAGATATTAATGTAACACTTAGCTAA
- a CDS encoding metal ABC transporter permease, which yields MLQYEFMRNALLGALFISILCPTVGIFLVLKRYSMMGDTLAHNSFAGIALGLMIGANPLLSAFVVTSVAGLLIEFLRKYLNKYADLIMSIVLTLGIGIGITLISTGKASGNINSYLFGSMLTVTKGELKTMAILGIITAITLIFIFNDLVYITFDEEGAKIAGIKVKLINYIFILLVSATIAVSVKIVGILVISSMITLPVATALQFKKGFKATMIIGIFTGIIDIMLGLISSYYLDAAPGGLIALTSVIVLLSVIVLRRLLSNISALRN from the coding sequence ATGTTACAATACGAGTTTATGCGAAATGCCCTATTAGGTGCGTTATTTATATCAATTCTTTGCCCTACTGTGGGTATTTTTTTAGTTTTAAAAAGATATTCTATGATGGGAGACACCTTAGCTCATAATTCCTTTGCTGGCATAGCCTTAGGTCTTATGATTGGTGCTAATCCACTTTTATCAGCTTTTGTAGTAACTTCAGTTGCTGGACTTCTTATAGAATTTCTTAGGAAATACTTAAACAAATATGCTGACCTTATAATGTCCATTGTTTTAACTCTCGGTATTGGAATTGGAATTACATTGATTAGTACAGGAAAAGCTTCTGGAAATATAAATTCTTATCTCTTTGGTAGTATGCTTACTGTAACTAAAGGTGAATTAAAGACAATGGCTATTTTAGGAATTATAACAGCAATTACTTTGATATTTATATTCAATGATTTAGTATATATAACCTTTGACGAAGAGGGCGCAAAAATCGCTGGAATAAAGGTAAAGTTAATAAATTATATCTTTATCCTTCTTGTAAGTGCTACTATAGCTGTTTCTGTAAAGATAGTAGGAATATTGGTTATCTCCTCAATGATAACTCTTCCTGTAGCTACTGCCTTACAATTTAAAAAAGGTTTTAAGGCTACTATGATTATAGGAATCTTCACTGGCATCATAGACATTATGCTAGGATTAATTTCTTCCTATTATTTAGATGCTGCACCTGGAGGACTTATCGCCTTAACTTCCGTAATTGTTTTATTATCAGTTATAGTCTTAAGAAGATTACTTTCAAACATCTCTGCTTTAAGAAATTAG
- a CDS encoding metal ABC transporter ATP-binding protein translates to MIEIKSLSFSYNNKAPYIVNDVSLKINKGEYVSIIGENGCGKSTLIKLLLGIVKHSKGSVAINSPKIGYVPQRLDSNSSFPITVNEALQSHLKALKLKDKSLVDNILDSLGMKKYKHRLIGSLSGGQQQKIFIARALLGEPEVLILDEPSNNIDVKSQEEIYGIIKDLNLTKGVTVVSVEHNLKAARDNSTHIFEMTNNTTKLFDVEKYIAFSDLCE, encoded by the coding sequence GTGATAGAAATCAAAAGCTTGTCCTTTTCTTATAATAATAAAGCACCCTATATAGTTAATGATGTATCACTAAAAATTAATAAAGGTGAATATGTATCTATTATAGGTGAGAATGGATGTGGGAAAAGTACACTAATAAAACTTCTTCTTGGAATAGTGAAACATTCCAAAGGTTCTGTAGCTATAAATAGTCCTAAAATAGGTTATGTTCCTCAGCGACTAGACAGTAATAGTAGTTTTCCAATTACAGTGAATGAAGCTCTCCAAAGCCATCTCAAGGCTTTAAAGCTTAAAGATAAGTCTCTTGTAGATAATATTCTAGATTCACTTGGTATGAAAAAATATAAACATAGACTAATAGGTAGCTTATCTGGTGGACAACAACAGAAAATTTTTATAGCTCGTGCCCTATTAGGTGAACCTGAAGTACTTATATTAGATGAACCATCTAATAATATAGATGTAAAAAGCCAAGAAGAAATATATGGAATAATCAAAGACTTAAACTTAACAAAGGGTGTTACCGTTGTGTCTGTTGAACACAATCTTAAAGCAGCCAGAGACAACTCAACTCATATTTTTGAGATGACAAACAATACTACAAAACTATTTGATGTAGAAAAATACATTGCATTTAGTGATCTATGTGAATAG
- a CDS encoding HD domain-containing protein, which produces MKETIQLLKSYMKNKEDKIYIVGEYVRDKLKDSSKEPKTLDIVVDGNEACLIKYLEAHEFKFDKLKDKQRGHKKTKESEELYIWTNKGQNIEEYLQGVDFTVNAIALDIKDNKMIDPYNGRRDIKSKLVNEVMQESISKAPIRIITAIKLSLENGMHLGGFTEEHIRLYKDKIDESDKDELYEALLSLFSKDLYGNAIEFLDRYEILENIFPYIKEAKTIGKCKYHVVNAYTHMEMTYRNFKDLISGRLSLNGIKDVLIDKLVQNFSLYDYIAISAFLHDIGKFAAYKKENGQVSFTNHNELGARITEEALKKLGFPKEAIEIITTIIEGHMHPLRIFKAGGMSQKKAIEDFFNKYKEIAPMIIAVSFCDVYATLSLKDDDNQEDAFKIFMENLIQEYRTFI; this is translated from the coding sequence ATGAAGGAAACTATACAGCTTTTAAAAAGTTATATGAAGAATAAAGAAGATAAAATATATATAGTTGGTGAATATGTTAGAGATAAGCTTAAGGATTCCTCCAAAGAGCCAAAAACACTTGACATAGTTGTTGATGGTAATGAAGCTTGTCTTATAAAATATCTAGAAGCCCACGAGTTTAAGTTTGATAAGTTAAAAGATAAGCAAAGAGGCCATAAGAAAACAAAAGAATCGGAAGAACTGTATATATGGACTAATAAAGGCCAAAATATAGAGGAGTATCTACAGGGAGTAGACTTTACTGTAAATGCCATTGCGTTAGATATAAAGGATAATAAAATGATTGATCCTTATAATGGTCGCAGAGATATAAAAAGTAAATTAGTTAATGAAGTGATGCAAGAGAGCATAAGTAAGGCACCGATAAGAATAATTACTGCTATAAAGTTATCTTTAGAAAATGGAATGCATTTAGGTGGTTTTACTGAAGAACATATAAGATTATATAAGGATAAGATCGATGAAAGTGATAAAGATGAATTGTATGAAGCTTTACTATCGCTTTTTAGTAAAGATTTATATGGTAATGCCATTGAGTTCTTAGATAGATATGAGATCCTTGAAAATATTTTTCCATATATAAAGGAAGCTAAAACTATCGGTAAATGCAAATATCATGTAGTAAATGCTTATACACATATGGAGATGACTTATAGGAATTTTAAAGACCTTATATCAGGCAGATTATCTTTAAATGGTATAAAAGATGTATTGATAGATAAACTTGTACAAAATTTCTCACTGTACGATTACATAGCTATATCAGCGTTTCTTCATGATATAGGAAAGTTTGCAGCATATAAAAAAGAGAATGGGCAAGTATCCTTTACAAATCATAATGAACTTGGAGCAAGGATAACAGAAGAGGCACTTAAAAAGTTAGGCTTTCCTAAAGAAGCTATAGAAATTATTACTACTATAATAGAAGGGCATATGCATCCTCTTAGGATATTTAAGGCTGGTGGGATGTCACAGAAAAAAGCTATAGAAGATTTCTTTAATAAGTATAAAGAAATTGCACCTATGATTATAGCTGTTTCGTTTTGTGATGTTTATGCTACTCTATCTCTTAAAGATGATGATAATCAGGAAGATGCTTTTAAAATTTTTATGGAGAATCTTATTCAGGAATATAGAACTTTTATATAG
- a CDS encoding DUF1836 domain-containing protein — protein sequence MENKESILNDLLSISQNVIDSNIIPFSDLPEYDLFLSQVVDYLNDRFEGEDFTNNIVQNYVKNEVVSKPQDGKKRGYTKVHLTELVLLGHMRPILTSDEIKKVFRLAFNDINDRTDDIIPWESAYKSFTEIQKNAFSDLQEKGLVDEVMIKELIKPFQLNEKETERIVVFLTVMTLIAQASAIKKLARKIIDEYSEE from the coding sequence ATGGAAAACAAGGAGTCTATTTTAAATGACTTATTGAGTATATCCCAAAATGTAATTGATTCCAATATAATACCCTTTAGTGATTTACCGGAATATGATCTATTCTTATCACAAGTTGTAGATTATCTAAATGATAGATTTGAAGGTGAAGATTTTACTAATAATATAGTTCAAAATTATGTTAAAAATGAAGTTGTATCAAAACCTCAAGATGGTAAGAAAAGAGGTTATACAAAGGTTCATTTAACTGAACTAGTGCTTTTAGGGCACATGAGACCAATTTTAACTTCTGATGAGATTAAAAAAGTATTTAGATTGGCATTTAATGATATTAATGATAGAACTGATGATATAATCCCTTGGGAAAGTGCTTACAAATCATTTACAGAGATACAGAAAAATGCATTTAGTGATTTGCAGGAAAAGGGACTTGTAGATGAAGTTATGATAAAAGAGTTAATAAAGCCATTCCAATTAAATGAAAAAGAAACAGAAAGAATAGTTGTCTTTTTAACAGTTATGACTTTAATAGCTCAAGCTAGTGCAATAAAAAAATTAGCAAGAAAAATCATAGATGAGTATTCAGAGGAATAG